The Montipora capricornis isolate CH-2021 chromosome 3, ASM3666992v2, whole genome shotgun sequence genome window below encodes:
- the LOC138044127 gene encoding ras-related and estrogen-regulated growth inhibitor-like isoform X3 translates to MKNRRKLSSQAGPRNIRIAVLGQDGVGKTALTVRFLTRRFIGEYDQTLETTTRHHVDVDGEFVALDILDTAGKNTDEKLDYIIGYADIFLVLYSVTDRASFQEAGKIAKYIRRYRTLDSSSIIITGTKTDLEHFRTVRETDGSRLTYSLNCGFYEISISENYGDTMNMFNDILRQYLSAHPGQDSLTIISPPHFPSSPLTTHKEIKSPSSWAKVKGLKTMPFRRKSVQTTA, encoded by the exons ATGAAGAACAGAAGAAAATTAAGCAGCCAGGCCGGCCCGAGAAATATTCGGATCGCTGTTCTGGGACAGGATGGCGTAGGCAAGACAG ccCTTACAGTTCGTTTTTTGACTCGTCGTTTCATCGGAGAATATGACCAAACACTAG AAACAACTACAAGACATCATGTGGACGTAGATGGGGAATTTGTAGCTTTGGACATTCTTGACACAGCTGGCAAG AACACTGACGAAAAGCTGGATTACATCATCGGATATGCAGACATCTTTCTTGTTCTGTATTCTGTAACTGATCGTGCCAGTTTCCAAGAAGCTGGGAAAATCGCCAAATACATCCGGCGATATCGAACTCTGGATTCCAGCAGTATTATTATCACTGGGACCAAGACAGACTTAGAACACTTTAGAACAGTGCGAGAGACCGATGGATCACGGCTAACCTATTCACTTAACTGCGGATTTTATGAGATATCGATATCTGAGAATTATGGAGACACTATGAACATGTTTAATGACATTTTGAGACAGTATCTGAGTGCGCATCCTGGGCAAGATTCGCTCACAATCATTTCGCCTCCTCATTTTCCTTCAAGTCCATTGACTACACACAAGGAAATCAAGTCACCTTCTTCTTGGGCGAAAGTGAAAGGGCTGAAGACGATGCCTTTCAGAAGGAAGTCTGTCCAAACAACAGCGTGA
- the LOC138044127 gene encoding ras-related and estrogen-regulated growth inhibitor-like isoform X1 — protein sequence MRKAVSRNVSTNKNTPHNSHHSTDKDSGRQVMKNRRKLSSQAGPRNIRIAVLGQDGVGKTALTVRFLTRRFIGEYDQTLETTTRHHVDVDGEFVALDILDTAGKNTDEKLDYIIGYADIFLVLYSVTDRASFQEAGKIAKYIRRYRTLDSSSIIITGTKTDLEHFRTVRETDGSRLTYSLNCGFYEISISENYGDTMNMFNDILRQYLSAHPGQDSLTIISPPHFPSSPLTTHKEIKSPSSWAKVKGLKTMPFRRKSVQTTA from the exons ATCATTCCACAGACAAGGATTCGGGAAGGCAAGTTATGAAGAACAGAAGAAAATTAAGCAGCCAGGCCGGCCCGAGAAATATTCGGATCGCTGTTCTGGGACAGGATGGCGTAGGCAAGACAG ccCTTACAGTTCGTTTTTTGACTCGTCGTTTCATCGGAGAATATGACCAAACACTAG AAACAACTACAAGACATCATGTGGACGTAGATGGGGAATTTGTAGCTTTGGACATTCTTGACACAGCTGGCAAG AACACTGACGAAAAGCTGGATTACATCATCGGATATGCAGACATCTTTCTTGTTCTGTATTCTGTAACTGATCGTGCCAGTTTCCAAGAAGCTGGGAAAATCGCCAAATACATCCGGCGATATCGAACTCTGGATTCCAGCAGTATTATTATCACTGGGACCAAGACAGACTTAGAACACTTTAGAACAGTGCGAGAGACCGATGGATCACGGCTAACCTATTCACTTAACTGCGGATTTTATGAGATATCGATATCTGAGAATTATGGAGACACTATGAACATGTTTAATGACATTTTGAGACAGTATCTGAGTGCGCATCCTGGGCAAGATTCGCTCACAATCATTTCGCCTCCTCATTTTCCTTCAAGTCCATTGACTACACACAAGGAAATCAAGTCACCTTCTTCTTGGGCGAAAGTGAAAGGGCTGAAGACGATGCCTTTCAGAAGGAAGTCTGTCCAAACAACAGCGTGA
- the LOC138044127 gene encoding ras-related and estrogen-regulated growth inhibitor-like isoform X2, whose amino-acid sequence MPLKQGQDHSTDKDSGRQVMKNRRKLSSQAGPRNIRIAVLGQDGVGKTALTVRFLTRRFIGEYDQTLETTTRHHVDVDGEFVALDILDTAGKNTDEKLDYIIGYADIFLVLYSVTDRASFQEAGKIAKYIRRYRTLDSSSIIITGTKTDLEHFRTVRETDGSRLTYSLNCGFYEISISENYGDTMNMFNDILRQYLSAHPGQDSLTIISPPHFPSSPLTTHKEIKSPSSWAKVKGLKTMPFRRKSVQTTA is encoded by the exons ATCATTCCACAGACAAGGATTCGGGAAGGCAAGTTATGAAGAACAGAAGAAAATTAAGCAGCCAGGCCGGCCCGAGAAATATTCGGATCGCTGTTCTGGGACAGGATGGCGTAGGCAAGACAG ccCTTACAGTTCGTTTTTTGACTCGTCGTTTCATCGGAGAATATGACCAAACACTAG AAACAACTACAAGACATCATGTGGACGTAGATGGGGAATTTGTAGCTTTGGACATTCTTGACACAGCTGGCAAG AACACTGACGAAAAGCTGGATTACATCATCGGATATGCAGACATCTTTCTTGTTCTGTATTCTGTAACTGATCGTGCCAGTTTCCAAGAAGCTGGGAAAATCGCCAAATACATCCGGCGATATCGAACTCTGGATTCCAGCAGTATTATTATCACTGGGACCAAGACAGACTTAGAACACTTTAGAACAGTGCGAGAGACCGATGGATCACGGCTAACCTATTCACTTAACTGCGGATTTTATGAGATATCGATATCTGAGAATTATGGAGACACTATGAACATGTTTAATGACATTTTGAGACAGTATCTGAGTGCGCATCCTGGGCAAGATTCGCTCACAATCATTTCGCCTCCTCATTTTCCTTCAAGTCCATTGACTACACACAAGGAAATCAAGTCACCTTCTTCTTGGGCGAAAGTGAAAGGGCTGAAGACGATGCCTTTCAGAAGGAAGTCTGTCCAAACAACAGCGTGA